The Epinephelus lanceolatus isolate andai-2023 chromosome 21, ASM4190304v1, whole genome shotgun sequence genome has a segment encoding these proteins:
- the LOC144459369 gene encoding uncharacterized protein LOC144459369 isoform X1: protein MTTLQTHPLTLPSTYKGPGAQRGGRLGHPTIKRPRMVHSKSHSGFWNYLGGNCGMEIAVLLLLTVPLSAATPLRPTHRSDNVLPGDAIQVSEVKTPEDTQEQHAKALKIVPFHSEDKHLDLEALKNSMPLKLRLRRAPQRGCQLGTCQVHNLASDLYHISKTKDKEESKKANDPMGFGR, encoded by the exons ATGACTACGCTACAGACACACCCCCTCACCCTGCCATCAACCTATAAAGGACCAGGAGCACAGAGAGGTGGCAGACTTGGACACCCAACAATCAAGAGACCACGAATGGTTCACTCAAAAAGCCACAGCGGGTTTTGGAATTATCTTGGTG GCAACTGCGGTATGGAGAtagctgttttgctgctgctgactgtgCCTTTGAGTGCTGCCACACCACTAAGACCAACTCACAG GTCAGACAACGTCCTCCCAGGGGACGCCATCCAGGTTTCAGAGGTGAAAACACCAGAGGACACACAGGAGCAGCATGCTAAAGCACTGAAGATCGTCCCATTTCATTCAGAAGACAAACACCTAGACCTGGAGGCTCTGAAAAACAG CATGCCACTGAAGTTACGTCTACGGCGTGCACCTCAGCGTGGATGCCAGCTCGGGACATGCCAGGTTCACAACCTGGCCAGCGACTTATACCACATcagcaaaacaaaagacaaagaggagTCAAAAAAGGCCAATGACCCGATGGGATTTGGTAGATAG
- the LOC144459369 gene encoding uncharacterized protein LOC144459369 isoform X2, with translation MVHSKSHSGFWNYLGGNCGMEIAVLLLLTVPLSAATPLRPTHRSDNVLPGDAIQVSEVKTPEDTQEQHAKALKIVPFHSEDKHLDLEALKNSMPLKLRLRRAPQRGCQLGTCQVHNLASDLYHISKTKDKEESKKANDPMGFGR, from the exons ATGGTTCACTCAAAAAGCCACAGCGGGTTTTGGAATTATCTTGGTG GCAACTGCGGTATGGAGAtagctgttttgctgctgctgactgtgCCTTTGAGTGCTGCCACACCACTAAGACCAACTCACAG GTCAGACAACGTCCTCCCAGGGGACGCCATCCAGGTTTCAGAGGTGAAAACACCAGAGGACACACAGGAGCAGCATGCTAAAGCACTGAAGATCGTCCCATTTCATTCAGAAGACAAACACCTAGACCTGGAGGCTCTGAAAAACAG CATGCCACTGAAGTTACGTCTACGGCGTGCACCTCAGCGTGGATGCCAGCTCGGGACATGCCAGGTTCACAACCTGGCCAGCGACTTATACCACATcagcaaaacaaaagacaaagaggagTCAAAAAAGGCCAATGACCCGATGGGATTTGGTAGATAG